The Euleptes europaea isolate rEulEur1 chromosome 2, rEulEur1.hap1, whole genome shotgun sequence genome has a segment encoding these proteins:
- the LOC130473150 gene encoding zona pellucida sperm-binding protein 4-like: protein MSGDGRIVFLKVFCCFNHHHPSDAEGRPHPLTNDSACGTWVAPNRDGSVVVKMAASGCYVEARDGSYQAVIQIEGLRANGQKTSYKEVLKCPETFLALDSPSPGLCSAVQAPDRLPCAAYQVSQGECEDLGCCYNSRDRVAPCYYGNKVTAHCTPEGQFSIAVSRDATRPPLTLDSVRLLSSRGRECVPVSKTSTFVLFRFPLSACGTILKTTGSQQVYENELVADRQVLVSRSGSITRDSNFRVTIRCSYSAESSLPVNVLVATLAPPAAIAQQGPLTLEMRLARDEHYSSYYADQDYPVVKVLRDPVPVEVRILGRMDPALQLVLHECWATPSTNPLQKPEWPLLENGCPYRGDNYQTQRVPVGEDSGLQFPSHHQRFIVSTFTFVEPASQRMLTGPVYFHCSASACVPSRQERCIIHCEVTTPGRRQRTAEEHPEEQLVLVTLDGPVNFSSPREAEVLSHQGLKMFPQDSSVQWDATVVLASGIAAVVAVGGLVAAVLRGCRGRQEKRLFSRA from the exons ATGTCCGGGGATGGACGGATCGTCTTTCTCAAAGTGTTTTGCTgctttaaccaccaccacccctcagaTGCTGAAGGCCGGCCCCACCCCTTGACGAATGACTCAGCCTGTGGGACTTGGGTAGCCCCGAATCGCGATGGCTCCGTGGTGGTGAAGATGGCAGCTTCCGGGTGTTACGTCGAAGCCCGC GATGGAAGCTACCAAGCAGTGATCCAGATTGAAGGTCTGAGAGCGAACGGACAAAAGACCTCCTATAAAGAAGTACTGAAATGCCCAGAGACCTTTCTAG CACTGGATTCTCCCAGCCCCGGTCTGTGTTCAGCCGTCCAAGCCCCGGACAGACTCCCGTGCGCGGCCTATCAAGTCAGCCAGGGGGAATGCGAGGACCTGGGATGCTGCTACAACTCCAGGGACAGGGTGGCTCCTTGTTACTACGGCAACAAAG tGACAGCCCACTGTACCCCAGAAGGCCAGTTCTCCATTGCCGTCTCCAGGGACGCGACCCGTCCACCTCTCACCCTGGATTCGGTGCGCTTGCTGAGCAGCCGAGGGAGAGAGTGCGTCCCTGTATCCAAGACCAGCACCTTTGTCCTCTTCCGGTTTCCACTTTCTGCTTGTGGGACAATCTTGAAG ACCACCGGAAGCCAGCAGGTCTATGAGAATGAGCTGGTGGCAGACAGGCAAGTCCTTGTGTCCCGTTCTGGTTCCATCACCCGGGACAGCAACTTCAG ggtcaccatccGTTGCAGCTACTCGGCGGAATCCTCCTTGCCGGTCAACGTCCTGGTTGCCACTCTGGCGCCCCCTGCTGCCATCGCCCAGCAAGGGCCGCTCACCTTGGAGATGAGATTGGCCCGAG ATGAGCACTACTCCTCCTACTATGCCGACCAGGATTACCCAGTGGTGAAGGTTCTCCGCGACCCGGTTCCCGTTGAAGTCCGCATCCTCGGGAGGATGGACCCAGCGCTGCAATTGGTCCTGCATGAATGCTGGGCCACGCCAAGTACCAACCCCCTGCAGAAACCAGAATGGCCACTGCTTGAAAATGG atgcCCCTATAGAGGAGACAACTACCAAACCCAGCGCGTACCTGTCGGGGAGGACTCAGGGCTGCagttcccctcccaccatcagcGCTTCATCGTGAGCACTTTCACTTTTGTGGAACCCGCTTCGCAGAGGATGCTTACTGGTCCG GTGTATTTCCACTGCAGCGCCTCAGCCTGTGTCCCTTCAAGGCAGGAGAGATGTATCATCCATTGTGAGGTGACCACTCCAGGAAGAA GACAAAGAACAGCAGAGGAACATCCGGAAGAACAGCTGGTCTTGGTGACCTTGGATGGACCTGTGAACTTTTCCAGCCCTAGAGAGGCAGAAGTGCTGTCTCACCAAG gacTGAAAATGTTCCCCCAGGACAGCTCAGTTCAGTGGGATGCTACTGTGGTCCTGGCATCAGGAATTGCTGCGGTGGTTGCGGTGGGCGGCCTGGTGGCTGCGGTGCTCAGGGGGTGCCGGGGCAGGCAAGAAAAAAGATTATTTTCCCGCGCGTAA
- the LOC130473873 gene encoding cocaine- and amphetamine-regulated transcript protein-like: protein MASSRLSILCFGCSILLLLGACEESTEIRGVGDAADQRQEEKEMIEALQEVLEKLRNSRLPLLEKKLGWVPSCDAGEQCAVRKGSRIGKLCNCPRQTSCNMYILKCL from the exons ATGGCTAGCTCCAGGCTCTCTATACTCTGCTTTGGGTGCTCCATTCTCTTACTCTTGGGGGCTTGCGAGGAATCTACGGAGATCCGAGGCGTGGGTGACGCGGCGGAccaaaggcaggaggaaaaagaaATG ATTGAAGCTCTGCAGGAGGTGCTGGAGAAGCTGAGGAATAGCCGGCTGCCACTGCTTGAAAAGAAGTTAGGGTGGGTGCCTTCG TGTGATGCAGGTGAACAGTGTGCAGTGCGGAAAGGGTCTCGCATTGGCAAACTTTGCAATTGCCCCCGCCAAACATCATGCAACATGTACATCTTGAAGTGCTTGTGA